In Planctomycetaceae bacterium, the following are encoded in one genomic region:
- a CDS encoding tetratricopeptide repeat protein — translation MNARAKRQSQSPLKPARWQILVAAAVIAASVLAAYANSLHGQFVYDDHVAIVNNPHIRHLWPPGEAMSLPMWNTGATVDGRPVLSFTLALNRSLFGPDPWSFHAGNLIIHLAAALVLLGIIRRTLCLPQFSANGSARAVWVALAACVLWALHPLTTAAVTYVVQRAESLMALLYLLTLYCAIRGFEARRSWPWYAASVAACALGMGTKEVMASAPVVVLLYDCVFVCGSVKKALQHRWRFYAPLAATWLILAGLLRATSGNVGEIYQRVGTWQYLATQPEVLLHYLRLAAWPDVLVLEYTWPFAHSAASIALQAAVVVTLLMLAAWGAWRRRWWGFCGAACFLVLAPSSSFYPLSQNAFEHRMYLPLAGVIVLVVGCAGWLGSKALRASKSPLAAIAALMLVLVVGAALGWRTRQRNSDYLSEQGLWERTIADRPASSVAHYHLGHVLRRQGNLERAIGQYRRSVQLDATRYDAWSNLGQALLLDAQRARLAGESERSSALLHEAAALFESVTRRRPDMTEPWVGLGKVHAAQGNLEEAVTDFQAALAIRSTDAWANTELGSARMRQGRFQEAVAHFRQVVTTNPHEAQSRFLLARALSAAGEADAAIEQYQAATSLDGDYAPAHADLGLALLLRGRTGQAIDHFRQALRIAPDDLRTVNNLAWVLATHPKAEFRSGAGAVELARRACAATDHQNATLLATLAAAYAESGMFPQAVSTCQDAIKLAATTHKEMIADYERQLTCYRQGRPYRDASLPPP, via the coding sequence ATGAACGCCCGCGCGAAGCGGCAATCCCAATCGCCCCTCAAGCCCGCCCGATGGCAGATCCTCGTCGCGGCGGCAGTGATCGCCGCGTCTGTGCTGGCAGCTTACGCCAACAGTCTGCACGGGCAGTTCGTTTACGACGATCACGTCGCCATCGTCAACAACCCGCACATTCGGCATCTCTGGCCGCCCGGCGAGGCGATGTCGCTGCCCATGTGGAACACGGGCGCCACGGTGGACGGGCGCCCCGTCCTGAGTTTCACGCTGGCCCTGAACCGCAGCCTCTTCGGTCCCGACCCGTGGAGCTTCCACGCCGGCAACCTTATCATTCATCTCGCTGCCGCGCTGGTCCTGTTGGGGATTATCCGTCGAACGCTCTGCCTGCCTCAGTTCTCCGCCAACGGATCTGCCAGGGCGGTCTGGGTCGCCCTGGCCGCCTGTGTGCTGTGGGCCCTCCACCCCTTGACCACGGCGGCTGTCACCTACGTCGTTCAGCGGGCCGAATCGCTCATGGCCCTGCTCTACCTGCTGACGCTGTACTGCGCGATCCGCGGGTTCGAGGCGCGGCGGTCGTGGCCGTGGTACGCGGCGTCAGTCGCGGCCTGCGCGTTGGGGATGGGCACAAAAGAGGTGATGGCATCGGCGCCGGTGGTTGTGTTGCTCTATGATTGCGTATTCGTCTGCGGCTCGGTAAAGAAGGCCCTGCAACACCGGTGGCGATTCTATGCGCCTTTGGCCGCTACGTGGCTCATCCTGGCCGGGCTGCTTCGGGCCACATCGGGCAACGTCGGGGAAATCTATCAGCGAGTGGGAACATGGCAGTACCTTGCCACACAGCCCGAGGTGTTGCTGCATTACCTGCGTCTGGCCGCCTGGCCGGACGTGCTGGTGCTGGAATACACGTGGCCGTTCGCCCACAGCGCCGCAAGCATCGCGCTGCAGGCAGCGGTGGTCGTCACCCTGCTCATGCTGGCGGCCTGGGGGGCGTGGCGCCGGCGATGGTGGGGGTTCTGTGGCGCGGCGTGCTTCCTCGTTCTGGCGCCGTCTTCGAGCTTCTACCCTCTTTCACAGAATGCCTTCGAACATCGAATGTATCTGCCGCTGGCGGGCGTGATCGTGCTGGTCGTCGGATGCGCCGGGTGGCTGGGGAGCAAGGCGCTGCGAGCCTCGAAGAGCCCATTGGCGGCCATCGCCGCCTTGATGCTCGTCCTGGTCGTCGGCGCGGCACTGGGGTGGAGAACCCGCCAACGCAACAGCGACTATCTCAGCGAGCAGGGCCTCTGGGAGCGGACCATTGCCGATCGGCCCGCCAGTTCGGTCGCCCACTACCATCTCGGCCACGTCCTGAGGCGCCAGGGAAATCTGGAGCGGGCCATCGGACAGTACCGACGGTCAGTGCAACTGGACGCTACCCGCTACGATGCCTGGAGCAACCTGGGCCAAGCCCTTCTGCTCGATGCACAGCGGGCACGCCTTGCGGGGGAATCTGAGCGTTCGTCAGCACTGCTGCACGAGGCCGCGGCGCTGTTCGAGAGCGTGACGCGGCGGCGCCCCGACATGACCGAACCTTGGGTCGGCCTGGGAAAAGTTCACGCCGCACAGGGCAATCTTGAGGAGGCGGTGACCGACTTCCAGGCGGCTTTGGCCATCCGTTCCACCGACGCATGGGCGAACACGGAACTGGGATCGGCCAGAATGCGACAGGGGCGTTTTCAGGAGGCCGTCGCCCACTTCCGTCAAGTTGTGACGACCAACCCCCACGAGGCCCAATCCCGTTTCTTGCTCGCTCGGGCGCTGTCCGCCGCCGGCGAGGCTGACGCGGCCATCGAGCAGTATCAGGCCGCCACGTCTCTCGACGGCGACTATGCCCCCGCCCATGCGGACCTCGGACTGGCTTTGCTTCTGCGCGGCCGGACAGGCCAGGCCATTGACCATTTCCGGCAGGCGTTGCGGATCGCCCCTGACGATCTGCGCACGGTCAACAACCTCGCCTGGGTGCTCGCGACGCACCCCAAGGCCGAATTTCGCAGCGGCGCCGGCGCCGTGGAACTGGCCCGGCGGGCCTGCGCCGCGACGGATCACCAGAACGCTACGCTGCTGGCCACGCTGGCGGCGGCTTACGCCGAATCGGGCATGTTCCCCCAGGCCGTCTCGACATGCCAGGACGCCATCAAACTGGCAGCGACGACGCACAAGGAAATGATTGCTGACTATGAGCGGCAACTGACCTGCTATCGCCAGGGCAGGCCCTACCGCGACGCCAGCCTGCCGCCCCCCTGA